Proteins encoded together in one Ammospiza nelsoni isolate bAmmNel1 chromosome Z, bAmmNel1.pri, whole genome shotgun sequence window:
- the LOC132086364 gene encoding interferon-like, whose translation MPAPTATAPRLPHAAPALLLLLTALASSLACQHLWTHEDTFPGDALRLLQDMAVGHTRPCHLTQPPFFPASLLHDNLQPHQAAATALRILQHLFHTLSSNSTRQHWPSHARNHLLNDLQHHIHHLEQCLPDNAAPFKGPRNPLLAINKYFRDIHLFLHAHNHSACAWDHVRLEARASLQHLHNLTRTMRR comes from the coding sequence ATGCCTGCGCCCACAGCCACAGCGCCACGCCTGCCGCACGCCGCCCCGgcgctcctgctcctcctcaccgctctggccagcagcctggcctgccaACACCTCTGGACACACGAGGACACCTTCCCCGGCGACGCTCTCCGCCTCCTCCAGGACATGGCTGTCGGCCACACGCGGCCCTGCCACCTGACACAGCCGCCCTTCTTCCCCGCCAGCCTGCTCCACGACAACCTGCAGCCGCACCAAGCCGCCGCCACCGCCCTGCGCATCCTGCAGCACCTCTTCCACACCCTCAGCTCCAACAGCACCCGCCAGCACTGGCCCAGCCACGCTCGCAACCACCTCCTCAACGACCTGCAGCACCACATCCACCACCTGGAGCAATGCCTCCCCGACAACGCCGCGCCCTTCAAAGGACCACGCAACCCGCTGCTCGCCATCAACAAGTACTTCAGGGACATCCACCTCTTCCTGCACGCCCACAACCACAGCGCCTGCGCCTGGGACCACGTCCGCCTCGAAGCTCGCGCCTCTCTACAGCACCTCCACAACCTCACACGCACCATGCGCCGCTAG
- the LOC132086839 gene encoding interferon-like, giving the protein MPAPTATAPRLPHAAPALLLLLTALASSLACQHLWTHEDTFPGDALRLLQDMAVGHTQPCHLTQPPFFPASLLHDNLQPHQAAATALRILQHLFHTLSSNSTRQHWPSHARNHLLNDLQHHIHHLEQCLPDNAAPFKGPRNPLLAINKYFRDIHLFLHAHNHSACAWDHVRLEARASLQHLHNLTRTMRR; this is encoded by the coding sequence ATGCCTGCGCCCACAGCCACAGCGCCACGCCTGCCGCACGCCGCCCCGgcgctcctgctcctcctcaccgctctggccagcagcctggcctgccaACACCTCTGGACACACGAGGACACCTTCCCCGGCGACGCTCTCCGCCTCCTCCAGGACATGGCTGTCGGCCACACGCAGCCCTGCCACCTGACACAGCCGCCCTTCTTCCCCGCCAGCCTGCTCCACGACAACCTGCAGCCGCACCAAGCCGCCGCCACCGCCCTGCGCATCCTGCAGCACCTCTTCCACACCCTCAGCTCCAACAGCACCCGCCAGCACTGGCCCAGCCACGCTCGCAACCACCTCCTCAACGACCTGCAGCACCACATCCACCACCTGGAGCAATGCCTCCCCGACAACGCCGCGCCCTTCAAAGGACCACGCAACCCGCTGCTCGCCATCAACAAGTACTTCAGGGACATCCACCTCTTCCTGCACGCCCACAACCACAGCGCCTGCGCCTGGGACCACGTCCGCCTCGAAGCTCGCGCCTCTCTACAGCACCTCCACAACCTCACACGCACCATGCGCCGCTAG